The following is a genomic window from Myxococcales bacterium.
TTCGTACCACCGACAATAAAATTATTTTACCAAACCACACGCCTATGAGAGCCTGTCTAGAGCCTATGCTCATAGTTTTATGCTTCGTTTTTCAAAGCAAAAAACAAAGTGAAAGGCCGTTACATGTTGTTTAGTGATTCAGCCTAACAAACTATTCAAGGACAATCATCAATCTACGCAGTAAATATACACACTGGAATTTTAGGCTCCCTAACAGCATTAGGCAATGCCCACCTCTGTACAATTTAAAAGAGCTTATTTAGAACCAATCGTTTTCGCAATCAAACTCTATTTCTTGTGAGTCTAACTTTGCTATTTCAATGACTTTTTTAGGTTCTTCGGAAGACTTCACACTATGCTCCCTGGGCTTAGAATTCCTAATTTTATTCTTTGCCAAGATCGAACTTTGCTCACGCAAGGTTTCAAACACTGATGCAAAATCTTTATTTTTTTCAGCTTCTTGCAACTTCTGACGCTTGGCTTTCAAGACATTACGGCTCACAGATTTATCAACCCGCACTTGTAGAGCTGATAGCATTTCTCGAGCTTCATCTAGTGAAAACTTCAACACGTCATCTCTTTGAGGCAACTGTTTAATCAGTTCGTGATGTTTTTCAATCTGCGCAAAAGATGTTCTTAACTCGGGGCGTACTCGCTCCCACAATGAATCAGAAATCTCATCCATCAAATCCGGGGCTGAATATAAAATTTCCAGCAACCATTTTTCTTCCACGTTCAATTGAAACTCGTTGTTTTTTTCCTGAACTTTTTGAACCTCTTGCCTATAAGAATTTTTCTTGGCCTTTTGAGAAATTTCTGTCCACAAGATGCCAGGATCTTCATGCAATTTATTTGCTAAATATGCCACGTATTGCCTGCGGACCAGAGGGCGCGAGATACTTGCTAGTATAGGCAAAAGCTCATCAATTTCATGGATTCTGCTACTAATTTCGCGATCTATATTTAGGGCTACACGCTCAATAACAAGGCACGTCGCATCTATAGATTGCTGGATTCTTTCTTTAAGAATGTTTAATTGACCCAAAGCCAGATAATCTCCTGGATCTTTTTTTTCAAGCACCACCGCCTGAGTAGTAATGTTTGCCTGCCAAAATTTCACCAAAGAACTTTTCAATGCTTTAAACCCTGCTTTATCATCGTCAAAACAGATAATCACGCGCGAAGAAATTCTTTTAAATTGCTTAATATGCTCGTCCGATAGGGCTGTACCACATAGCGCCAAGGCAGGAACACCTATAGCCCAAAGCGCCATAGCATCAAAATATCCTTCAACCAAAAAAGGTGTTTTGCCTTTTAAAATTGCTTTTTGTGATTCAAAAACCCCATAAAAATTTTTTTTCTTTTCATAAAATTTGTAAGACTGAGTATTTACATATTTTGGAGCATTATCGCTTTCACTAAGCAACGATCTTCCACCAAAAGCAATAATTTTGCCATCAACTCTTTTTATTGGAATAGTGATTCTTCCCAAAAACTGAGGAACTAGAGAAAATGCTCCTGGCTTTAGTAGACCTGCCTCGATTGCAGTTTTCTCTTTTATGTTATTTTTCAAAAGATAATTTATAAAATCATTTTTTATTACACCGCCAAATCCCAAACCTGCCTGACGGAGCATCGATTCTTTTAAGCGACGCTCTTCTAATAAGTAGCGAAGAGCATGACGACCAGCATCACTAAAAAGCTGTTCCACAAAATAACGGGATGCGACAGCTTGGGCATGAAGTAAAATCTGCTCATCTGGCAGAAATTGGCTTTTAGCTTTTTGACTAAAAGCTTCTATGCCTGCTTTATCACACAGTTCACCAAGGGCTTCTTTAAAAGCTATCCCTCTTATACGCATAATAAATGCAAAAATATCGCCAGAAGCCCCACATCCAAAGCATTTATAGCTACCCAAGTGATCTCTCACGTGAAAAGATGGGGTTTTTTCTTTATGAAAAGGACATAAACCTAAAAAATGTGAACCTCTCCCTTTCAGTTCAACTGCTTGTCCCACAATTGAACTTAAGAGAATACGTTTTTTTATTTCTTGGATCACATTATTGTTCATTTATAAACCGAACATAGCTAGAGCAAACTTTTAACAACTGCCTGTATTCGCTTTCCGTCGGCACGGCCGGCTGCTTTGCTAATCGCAACTCCCATTACTTTACCGATATCTTTCATACTGCTCGCATTAGACTCGGCAATGGCTTCCTTAACCAAACTTTCGAGTTCATCATCTGTCAAACTTTTTGGCAGATAAGCTTCTACCACAAACAGTTCTCGCTCTTCCTTCTCAGCCAAATCTTGTCGGCCCGCAGCGCGATATGACTCCATTGCTTCTCGACGCTGTTTCGCCATCTTTTGTAGCACCTCAAATGCTGTATCATCGCTGACACTGCGTCCATCTCCCCCCATAATATTATCTTTGATTGCCCGATTTTTTAATTCAGCTATGATCATGCTCAAGGCATCCTTCCGAGCATCCTTATTTTTCATAGCAGCCTTCCAGTCTTCCACTACTCTTTTTTGCAAATTCATAAACTCTCCTTTTATATTTGTGTGACACGCTTAACACGTGCTCCTAGTTGTTCCAGTTTTTTCTCCAAACTTTCATAGCCTCGATCAAGATGATACACTCTCCTGATTTCGCTCGTACCATGAGCTGCCAAAGCTGCTATCACCAAACTCGCCGAAGCCCTGAGATCAGTAGCCATTACTTGAGCTCCACTCAAGCATTCTATCCCGTTTACTTTTGCTATCCCCTTTTCAACTTTTATATTTGCTCCCATGCGCCCTAATTCAGGCACATGCATCATGCGGTTTTCAAAAATTCGCTCGTAAATAACTGAGGTTCCTTCCGCCAATGCCATGGCAGCCATAAATTGGGCCTGCATATCAGTTGGAAAACCAGGATAAGCACCTGTCTCTATGTCAGTCGCTTTCAATCGAGAACAAGGAATAACTTCTAAATCTATAAGCCCTTCACAACTGTTCTCATAGCTTTTGAATCGGAGTCCCGCACTGGCAAATCTCTCAGTTATATTGCTAATATCTTGCCCGCAAATATTTTTAAGCTTAATAGAGCTGCCGGTCGCTCCGGCAATAGCAATAAAAGTTCCTGCTTCTATGCGATCAGCTTTGATACTATAATCAAGCCCACAAAGTGAACTCACCCCACTAATACGAAGTGTCGATGTCCCGGCTCCCTCAATATTTGCACCTGCCTTATTGAGTGCGGCACAGAGTTCTACAATCTCTGGCTCCCTCGCAACTTTACTAAGCGTAGTCACTCCCTGAGCCAACACTGCTGCCATTATCAATTGCTCTGTTGCTCCGACTGAGGGCATAGGCAATTGGAAATCCGCCCCAATAAAATGCCCTTTTTTTAGTTCAGCATGGATATAGCCTTCGCTAACTTCTATGCTTGCCCCAAGACACTCCAAACCCTGCAGATGAATATCAACGGGCCGACTACCGATAGCGCAGCCTCCAGGTAATGAAACTTCGGCGCGTCCTAAGCGTGCGAGGAGAGGTGCAAGCACCAATACCGAAGCACGCATTTTTCGCACCATCTCATAATTTGCTCGATGACTTCCTATACATGTAGCATCGATAATAACTTCATTGTTTTCAAAATGACATTCAGGTCCAAGAGCACCCAAAAGCGACAATAAAAAGCGAGTATCTGCAAGGTTGGGAACATTACGAATAGAGCTTTTACCATCACACAAAAGACTTGCTATCAGCACGGGCAAGGCCGAATTTTTTGAACCCGATATTGTTACTTCGCCTTTTAAAGAGCACCCACCTTCAATAACTAACATTTCCATTTAACTACTACTCACTTATTTTTTTTGTAAAACTATAACTCGATCGTTCCCTGCCAAATCTTTTATCACTTGGCAATCTCGCCAATATTCGCTAACAAGACTTTTTATGAGGTGCGCCTGATTAAAGCCAATTTCCAGCACTAAATATCCTGAACTTACTAAATGCCGAAGAGCATCAGACAAAAGTCGGCGGTAAAATACAATACCTTCTTCGTCTCCCGCTTTCAAAGCCATTTCAGGTTCAAATTTTCTAACAGTGGCGGATAAATTTTCATAGTCCTCTTGCCCAATATAGGGAGGGTTAGCAACAACAAGTTGCGCTTGCTCCATAGGACCGAACGGAGCAAATAAATCACCACACCGCATATCAATTCTGTCAGCTACTCCCAATTTATGAGCATTAATAGAAGCTATATCCAATGCCTGCTGAGATAAGTCGCTTGCCACAGCAGTGATTTGTGGGCATTCGCGCAGAAGAGTTATAGCAATAACCCCGCTTCCGGTACAAATATCATATACACGATCACCACTTTTAAGTCGTGAAAGGCACTGTTCCACAACACATTCAGTATCTGGTCTTGGTATGAGACAGCGACTATTTACCTTAAAATCATAGCCAAAAAATTCTTTACTTTCTATAATGTACGCTATTGGCTCAAAACACATTCTTCGTTTTAGAAGTTTTAGAAATTGTGTTTCTTGTTCTGAGGTCATCATACGTTCAGGATAAAAAAAGCTCTCTTGATGGTCATAGCCAAGCACATGCTCCAATAAAATTCTTACGTCGAGTTGAGCAGTCTCAATTCCCAAATCACTCAAAAGCCCAGAAGCAAAATATTTTAGTTTCCTTAAAGAGAAAGAGTATCTATTGTCGCTACACTTTTTTTCTGCCAAAGGTAGTGCGACTTCACAATTTCTAGAATATTTTTCGATGGAGGCCATCATGCTTGGAATTGGGGCTTGGGAGTTAACCATAATATTTGCCATAGTTCTTGTACTCTTTGGTGGAAAACGCTTACCAGGTGTAGCCACTGGACTGGGCACAGCCATAAGAAATTTCCGCCATGCTCTGAAAGGAGAGGAGGAAACAAGTCCTCAATTAAATCCAAAAAACAAAGATACTAAAGATCCTACTGAATAAAAGAAACGCTAAGGATTACTTGGCTTATTAAAAGATCGCAGAGAAAAATAAAAACTTAAAATTATAACGCACACCGATAACAGCGCAAAAATCAAATAAATCAGCTCACTTCGCGGCTCTTCATCAACAACTATCAGCATGGCGCTGTCGTCGACTTTGACATTATAATAATCTTTAAAAAACTGACGCACTTTGATAAGCTCTGAGTCTGGCCCAAAAGATACAAGCCGTCCTTTGAGCTGAACTTTCATGAACGGGCGATACGTCCGCCCATAAACTGATTCAGGGTATTCTATATATAATTTTGAACCTAAAAGATGACGAACCTGATAATGCCCAAAGCGAAATGAACCAGATCGCAAACCTTTTAGAGAAGCCGCTTTATTTCCTAAGACACCGCTGACTGATACGTAGGAATTCGGGGGGATCTTTGCGCGTTGTTCGGAAAAATTCAGAGCATCGCCTATATCAATAAGCTCAGACTTTTCCCACGTATGGTAGGCGAGTTCGTCAAAACGACTATACCAAAGCCAAAACACTGAAATGAATAATACAGCACTCAAACTCAGGCGGTACCAAGGTGATCGACTCATAACAACTCTCGGTTCAGAAAACTAGCAACGAAAAATTTGTTTAAATTTATTCTCTACGTCACTCACACTAATGTTTTTAGCTATACTGATTTCAAGCATGAGGAGCGAACGCGCAGTATCCAGCATCTTTCTTTCTCCAAAACTTAGTTCCTTATCGCCTTTAAGCACGTAAAGATCACGTAAAACTTTTGCCACTTCAAAAACAGAACCAGTTTTTATCTTCTCCATATACTCTCGGTGGCGACGATTCCATGTCGTTCCGTCAGTGATTTTTTCTTTTTTGCGTAAAACCTCAAAGACTTTATCAGCATCAGATTCTTCCACCAAACTTCGCATACCAACTTGTTCTTCATTCGCTGTAGGCACCATCAAAGTCATTCCGCTGTCAAGCAGACGTAAAACATAAAATGACTGTTCATAGCCCCCTATACTCTTTTTTTCAATTTTATCGACTTCCGCTACACCGTGCGCTGGATAGACCACTTTGTCGCCAATTCTAAATTTTGCCATAAAATCTTCTCACCCTTTACCAAATAACTAAACATTAATGAATCAAAAAAAACTAAAAAGTCCCTATCCCATTCTTTAGCTTCTGATGGTGTTAGCAAGCCACCACACAGCCCTAGGAGTTGACTATTTTAGCACAAAAATGGTTCATTGGCGAGAACCATTGGTAAACTCTTTCGTGATAATAAGGCTGCAGCAGGAAAAAGCTCAAACAACAAGATAACAGCTTGAAATAATATTATTTTTCATTACAAAAAAAATAATTTCCAAATAAAAAACAATAAGAACCCATAGATCTACTGCAAATAAAAATAAATAATTACTAAATCAATTCAACATATTTAGAACACAAAAACAGGAAAACATTTATGAAATATATTGCGGCAATTTTGATAACTATTTTCACTTTAATATCAAGCGGTTGTGCTGATACCAATTCAACAAAAAACCATGAAGAAAGCATTTCTGCGTCTGAATTTTCTTCTTCAGATGTACCTACATGTCAAAAATCCATGCCCCCAAAATGCTTTGTTAATGGTAAACCTATAAAAACCACTATGGCAGGTACCGCCATCAAAGATGAGTCTGGGAATTATATTTTCTTAGATTAATCAATCTGTTAAATAGACTTTTCAGCTGCTGATATTTAAATAATTTATTAGCAGCCTCCAGCCAGCTTACTGCTAATCGAGTATATGAACTTGCTGTCTTATTTAATTAACACGCTTGTACTGGGCTAAATTAATTCTATACGATAGATTGTCGGGACTGTCCCTCATATATTTGAGGATTTCCTTAGTATTCTGTCCTATTTTTGAAACACTCTTGTCATCTATAATACACCAGACATTATTAAATTTTATATAACAAATATAATGAACCTGACTTACATTAACCGCCATAAAAGACAACTCGTATTTAATCTCTTGCTGCTGAGGAGTAGCTCACAATTCTTTAGGAATAACAAAGAAATTTATTTTTTCAGCAGCCGACATATCTGTATCAAATATTAACTGATTCGGTATGTTTAAGATTTTTCCCCTAACCACTCCTCCACTTTTAAAGCTTTCTAATAATTGATTTTCAAATGTAATTTCTGAATCACTGTCCATTTTTTGCCCATCTACACCAGTGTAGCTCAGAAAATATGCTTTTTTTCAAAAGAAACTCCATCATCATCCTCTACTTGAAGCTTTACAGGTAAGGGCCATTTATTATTGGTAGCAATAAGAATATCTTTGTAAATTTTTTGAAAAACCGAGCCAGAGTCACCCACTTCACCTTGTTTACAAACATCTGAATGCTCAGCAATCAGATAATTTTTAAATATACGAAAAGCACTTTCTTTATTACTGCTTAGAGTTTTTTGTTGTATTTGTGCTTCATGATATTTTTTGACTAAGTTTTTATAAATTTTATTACTACCTTCTTTTACTCCTTCAATAAATTCTTGAGTATTTAGCAAAAGCGTAGCGAGAGAAATTAAATAGCAATCAGAGTCCTCATTATCGATACCTACTGGCGGTAAAGCCAGGAATAAGAAATAAAACTCCAAGAGTCAGCCTTGTTTTTGGAAATATGGTAGAGCCTGTGAACCAGAATTACGCTTCACGCATACGGCTGCTCGCATCAGAGCCGATCATTCTTAAATACTGAGAAGCTGTTTTAAAAGTGTCCAAAGTTTGCAGGCAGTACCTATAATCCCTGCCAGTGGCGTTTATAGCAAAAGATTTTCCTCCTAGGCAAACAGTATACGGCTACTTTAGAAAGTGGCAAAGTACAGGGCTTTGTTCTCAACTTCATGAACGTCTACGACATAAGCTGCCTAGAAGACTCGGTAAGAACCCATATGCAAACATTGGCATTATTGACTTACAATCAGTCAAAACGGTTTAAAAAGGGGGCATAAAGGCTTTGATGGAGGAAAGAAGATAAAAGGTATAAAACGTAACATTCTTGTGGATAACAAGGGCTTTCTCTTTGAGAACTGTAACTCCAGCTAATATGCACGACAAAGAAGGTAGCAAAAGAGTTCTTGCTGGTATTAAATTGCGTATCCCCCCGGCTGAGCTTGATTTTTGGCGACAGCGAGTACAACTGATAATTATTCAGGTAATTTCTAAGTCTTTTAAACCACAATACAACTACAACAATTAAACAACAACTCAACACTCATAACAACCAGAAAAAACCCTATTCATCGGTTGCATAAATATCGATTAATAACTACATAAACACACCAGTTATCATAATTAAATTTTTCAGGTTTATATAATATGAAAAAACTCTTTTATATATTTGTTATTTTTTACTCTTATGTTTGTTTAGCGCTTAATTTTCAAATGGTTGATAACCAGGAAGAGCTGCAAAATTTTTTAATAAAAGTGATGCATGCTAAGACCTTAGCGATTGACACAGAATTCTACGGACAACCAGCGACTATCCGACTGATACAAGTGGGAATTATTAAGAACGACGTTCTAACCCCAGACATCTACCTGGTAGATATACAGAAAATCAATGCTCAACATATTGAACTGAGTGATTTTTTTAAAATTTTTAGCGATGAAACGGTGGTGAAAATTTTTCATGCTGCAAAGATTGACATTCA
Proteins encoded in this region:
- the dnaG gene encoding DNA primase, which encodes MNNNVIQEIKKRILLSSIVGQAVELKGRGSHFLGLCPFHKEKTPSFHVRDHLGSYKCFGCGASGDIFAFIMRIRGIAFKEALGELCDKAGIEAFSQKAKSQFLPDEQILLHAQAVASRYFVEQLFSDAGRHALRYLLEERRLKESMLRQAGLGFGGVIKNDFINYLLKNNIKEKTAIEAGLLKPGAFSLVPQFLGRITIPIKRVDGKIIAFGGRSLLSESDNAPKYVNTQSYKFYEKKKNFYGVFESQKAILKGKTPFLVEGYFDAMALWAIGVPALALCGTALSDEHIKQFKRISSRVIICFDDDKAGFKALKSSLVKFWQANITTQAVVLEKKDPGDYLALGQLNILKERIQQSIDATCLVIERVALNIDREISSRIHEIDELLPILASISRPLVRRQYVAYLANKLHEDPGILWTEISQKAKKNSYRQEVQKVQEKNNEFQLNVEEKWLLEILYSAPDLMDEISDSLWERVRPELRTSFAQIEKHHELIKQLPQRDDVLKFSLDEAREMLSALQVRVDKSVSRNVLKAKRQKLQEAEKNKDFASVFETLREQSSILAKNKIRNSKPREHSVKSSEEPKKVIEIAKLDSQEIEFDCENDWF
- a CDS encoding GatB/YqeY domain-containing protein, producing the protein MNLQKRVVEDWKAAMKNKDARKDALSMIIAELKNRAIKDNIMGGDGRSVSDDTAFEVLQKMAKQRREAMESYRAAGRQDLAEKEERELFVVEAYLPKSLTDDELESLVKEAIAESNASSMKDIGKVMGVAISKAAGRADGKRIQAVVKSLL
- the murA gene encoding UDP-N-acetylglucosamine 1-carboxyvinyltransferase; the encoded protein is MEMLVIEGGCSLKGEVTISGSKNSALPVLIASLLCDGKSSIRNVPNLADTRFLLSLLGALGPECHFENNEVIIDATCIGSHRANYEMVRKMRASVLVLAPLLARLGRAEVSLPGGCAIGSRPVDIHLQGLECLGASIEVSEGYIHAELKKGHFIGADFQLPMPSVGATEQLIMAAVLAQGVTTLSKVAREPEIVELCAALNKAGANIEGAGTSTLRISGVSSLCGLDYSIKADRIEAGTFIAIAGATGSSIKLKNICGQDISNITERFASAGLRFKSYENSCEGLIDLEVIPCSRLKATDIETGAYPGFPTDMQAQFMAAMALAEGTSVIYERIFENRMMHVPELGRMGANIKVEKGIAKVNGIECLSGAQVMATDLRASASLVIAALAAHGTSEIRRVYHLDRGYESLEKKLEQLGARVKRVTQI
- the prmC gene encoding peptide chain release factor N(5)-glutamine methyltransferase → MSDLGIETAQLDVRILLEHVLGYDHQESFFYPERMMTSEQETQFLKLLKRRMCFEPIAYIIESKEFFGYDFKVNSRCLIPRPDTECVVEQCLSRLKSGDRVYDICTGSGVIAITLLRECPQITAVASDLSQQALDIASINAHKLGVADRIDMRCGDLFAPFGPMEQAQLVVANPPYIGQEDYENLSATVRKFEPEMALKAGDEEGIVFYRRLLSDALRHLVSSGYLVLEIGFNQAHLIKSLVSEYWRDCQVIKDLAGNDRVIVLQKK
- a CDS encoding twin-arginine translocase TatA/TatE family subunit — translated: MEAIMLGIGAWELTIIFAIVLVLFGGKRLPGVATGLGTAIRNFRHALKGEEETSPQLNPKNKDTKDPTE
- a CDS encoding CarD family transcriptional regulator — its product is MAKFRIGDKVVYPAHGVAEVDKIEKKSIGGYEQSFYVLRLLDSGMTLMVPTANEEQVGMRSLVEESDADKVFEVLRKKEKITDGTTWNRRHREYMEKIKTGSVFEVAKVLRDLYVLKGDKELSFGERKMLDTARSLLMLEISIAKNISVSDVENKFKQIFRC